One Aegilops tauschii subsp. strangulata cultivar AL8/78 unplaced genomic scaffold, Aet v6.0 Super-Scaffold_285, whole genome shotgun sequence DNA window includes the following coding sequences:
- the LOC141020638 gene encoding F-box protein At5g07610-like codes for MAFERFTDDLLVEILSRIPAMSLRRLKCVSKHWLYLIDHPDHRKKLPQPLAGFLYTSSTTGELLTVSSFRFTSLSRGCRAPLIDTSFAFLPNHQRVDLLDCCSGLLLCRWHAAGADECRYIVCNPARKEWVMLPEPSKAEEVSTVRLGFDPAVSSHFYVFIMLLEEIDGDFYHTRVNVYSSETGRWARKEKRWDESIFPFGHQLRSTVFLNGCMHFHAYSFKSYDCLVAVDTEGETWTIFHLPPGLFNGFLHQSHGCLHYSTFLYDADSRFPIVVYVLEDYNKKEWMLKHSIVTGWTQRISHSWMAIHPECDLMFFTEGQDTKFMSMMCYNMDRQQVKEVSNLDYGDPPYLPYVPFYAALQSLHS; via the coding sequence ATGGCGTTCGAGAGATTCACCGACGATCTCCTCGTGGAGATCCTCTCCCGCATCCCCGCCATGTCTCTCCGCCGCCTCAAGTGCGTCTCCAAGCACTGGCTCTACCTCATCGACCACCCCGACCACCGCAAAAAGCTCCCCCAACCCCTCGCCGGCTTCCTCTACACCAGCAGCACCACCGGGGAGTTGCTTACGGTTTCATCTTTCCGCTTCACCAGTCTCTCGAGGGGATGCCGCGCTCCTCTCATAGACACGTCTTTCGCCTTCCTGCCCAACCACCAGCGCGTCGATCTTTTAGACTGCTGTAGCGGCCTCCTCCTCTGCCGCTGGCACGCCGCCGGGGCCGACGAATGCCGTTACATCGTGTGCAATCCCGCGAGAAAGGAGTGGGTCATGCTACCTGAACCCAGCAAGGCCGAGGAGGTGAGCACTGTACGCCTGGGTTTCGATCCGGCCGTGTCTTCCCACTTCTATGTGTTTATTATGTTGCTGGAGGAGATCGACGGTGACTTCTACCACACCAGAGTGAATGTGTATTCGTCGGAAACCGGACGGTGGGCTCGTAAGGAAAAGAGATGGGACGAGTCTATTTTTCCTTTTGGTCATCAGCTCCGGTCTACTGTATTCCTCAACGGTTGTATGCATTTTCACGCATATAGCTTCAAGTCATACGATTGTCTAGTTGCAGTGGACACAGAAGGGGAGACATGGACGATCTTCCATCTCCCTCCTGGCCTGTTTAATGGTTTTCTTCATCAGTCACATGGTTGCTTGCATTATTCCACTTTCCTGTATGATGCTGATAGCAGGTTTCCAATAGTGGTTTATGTTCTCGAGGACTATAACAAAAAAGAGTGGATGTTGAAGCATAGCATTGTAACTGGATGGACACAACGTATTAGTCACAGTTGGATGGCGATTCATCCGGAGTGTGACTTGATGTTCTTCACAGAGGGACAGGATACCAAATTCATGTCTATGATGTGCTATAATATGGATCGTCAGCAAGTAAAAGAGGTCTCCAATCTTGACTATGGGGACCCACCATACCTACCATATGTACCATTCTATGCGGCGTTACAATCATTGCACTCGTGA